In Streptomyces chartreusis, the following proteins share a genomic window:
- a CDS encoding VWA domain-containing protein: MRRAAASVLGGTAVFVSLLAPAGQDPVPAADSTPAFPAVNYAVAVDESASLAPEDMRAEKAAAKRIALGDVSSSSQVTVFGFAAAEKAGQRVVDPVCPRTTLDAAGREEVGRCVDELRGRKKSEGTGTDLPTAIRQGVDDLTDGSDASVPRVLFLLTDGKMDVEDSFKYGDPAHRAAEGERQLKAALKEAAAQNVQIWPLGFGSDPDKKQLDQIAAGGYQKGCVELPSASPRAHKVDGAKDVGGTLERIFAAAHCLRHEEGPSKRPPATLEIGISPLATVGSIVVDKGDPEVKITYIDPAGDKVSTTSGRYKGSRFELAGGTGTVEALKIVDPLPGTWKVKAEAPEGHRSLPVAVSVLWQGELRGAITMDPPSPQAGEKVTVTMRLQTREGYEIKDPRDYEGLRVRSELTGDGFSAQALDLADNGKGPDPDASDGSFTGTVTIPEDADGALTVSATLTASGLSADTRSETGEVAPGELPVKAPLELPAGSTHPGGTVTGTLDVSNTTDAPHTLRLSVADVKDGLLSVEPKQITLKPGEQGTREVTVRVSPKSAFGDRLGDGLDLSGTFTVVDTTDDDRTLERAPVSVRVTPEPGIWDKYWWAFVAGAVAGALAVVGAVAWLGLRRRRRDPSGLILQLVSADGTVVNEHRAGHGNNKQWYEFAVAEAHRSPRIERRAHGPYAVRRRREGGAVVRKGSSRIPLPTNGQVQLTDTLSLTLGGTPGQGPRPTQGAFAGGPDPRPSAPGGGAYDDFL; this comes from the coding sequence GTCCTCGCAGGTCACCGTGTTCGGCTTCGCCGCCGCGGAGAAGGCCGGCCAGCGCGTGGTGGACCCGGTGTGCCCGCGCACCACGCTCGACGCGGCCGGCCGCGAGGAGGTCGGCCGCTGCGTCGACGAACTGCGCGGCCGCAAGAAGAGCGAGGGCACCGGAACCGACCTGCCGACCGCCATCCGGCAGGGCGTGGACGACCTCACCGACGGCTCCGACGCCTCGGTGCCCCGGGTGCTGTTCCTGCTGACCGACGGGAAGATGGACGTCGAGGACAGCTTCAAGTACGGCGACCCCGCGCACCGCGCGGCCGAGGGCGAACGCCAGTTGAAGGCGGCGCTGAAGGAGGCCGCCGCGCAGAACGTCCAGATCTGGCCGCTGGGCTTCGGTTCCGACCCGGACAAGAAGCAGCTCGACCAGATCGCCGCCGGCGGCTACCAGAAGGGCTGCGTCGAACTGCCCTCCGCCTCGCCCAGGGCCCACAAGGTCGACGGGGCGAAGGACGTCGGCGGCACGCTGGAGCGGATCTTCGCCGCCGCGCACTGCCTGCGCCACGAGGAGGGCCCCAGCAAGCGGCCGCCGGCCACGCTGGAGATCGGCATCTCCCCGCTGGCGACCGTCGGCAGCATCGTCGTCGACAAGGGCGACCCCGAGGTGAAGATCACCTACATCGACCCGGCCGGCGACAAGGTCTCCACCACCTCCGGGCGTTACAAGGGATCCCGCTTCGAGCTGGCGGGCGGCACCGGCACCGTCGAGGCACTGAAGATCGTCGACCCGCTGCCCGGCACCTGGAAGGTGAAGGCCGAGGCCCCGGAGGGCCACCGCTCGCTGCCGGTCGCCGTCAGCGTGCTGTGGCAGGGCGAGCTGCGCGGCGCCATCACCATGGACCCGCCCTCGCCGCAGGCCGGCGAGAAGGTCACGGTGACCATGCGGCTGCAGACGCGTGAGGGCTACGAGATCAAGGACCCGCGCGACTACGAGGGACTGCGTGTGCGCAGCGAGCTGACCGGCGACGGGTTCTCCGCGCAGGCGCTCGACCTCGCCGACAACGGCAAGGGACCCGACCCCGACGCCAGCGACGGCTCCTTCACCGGCACGGTGACCATCCCCGAGGACGCCGACGGGGCGCTCACGGTGAGCGCCACGCTGACCGCCTCCGGGCTGAGCGCCGACACGCGCAGCGAGACCGGCGAGGTCGCGCCCGGCGAACTGCCCGTCAAGGCACCGCTCGAACTGCCCGCGGGCAGCACCCACCCCGGCGGCACCGTCACCGGCACGCTCGACGTCAGCAACACCACCGACGCCCCGCACACCCTGCGGCTGTCCGTCGCCGACGTGAAGGACGGGCTGCTCTCCGTCGAGCCGAAGCAGATCACCCTCAAGCCCGGCGAGCAGGGCACCCGCGAGGTCACGGTCCGGGTCTCCCCGAAGAGCGCCTTCGGCGACCGCCTCGGCGACGGCCTGGACCTCTCCGGCACCTTCACCGTCGTCGACACCACCGACGACGACCGCACCCTCGAACGCGCCCCCGTCTCGGTACGGGTCACGCCCGAGCCCGGGATCTGGGACAAGTACTGGTGGGCGTTCGTGGCCGGCGCCGTAGCCGGCGCGCTGGCCGTCGTCGGCGCCGTCGCCTGGCTGGGACTGCGCAGGCGCCGGCGGGACCCGTCCGGGCTGATCCTGCAACTGGTCTCCGCGGACGGCACCGTCGTCAACGAGCACCGGGCCGGCCACGGCAACAACAAGCAGTGGTACGAGTTCGCCGTCGCCGAGGCCCACCGCAGCCCGCGCATCGAACGGCGCGCGCACGGCCCGTACGCCGTCCGGCGCAGGCGGGAGGGCGGCGCCGTGGTCCGCAAGGGCAGCAGCCGCATCCCGCTGCCCACCAACGGCCAGGTCCAGCTGACCGACACGCTGAGCCTCACGCTCGGCGGGACCCCCGGCCAGGGGCCCCGCCCGACGCAGGGCGCCTTCGCCGGCGGCCCGGACCCGAGGCCGTCGGCCCCGGGCGGCGGCGCCTACGACGACTTCCTGTGA